Proteins encoded together in one Vitis vinifera cultivar Pinot Noir 40024 chromosome 4, ASM3070453v1 window:
- the LOC100254281 gene encoding heat shock 70 kDa protein 17: protein MNPFFRLGIFLSLLLLIPTPAQSAVSSIDLGSEWVKVAVVNLKPGQSPISVAINEMSKRKSPALVAFQSGNRLIGEEAAGIVARYPDKVFSFIRDMIGKPYNKIQDFLAKMYLPYSIVEDYRGTAAIRVDDGTVYSLEELEAMILSYAIKLAEFHSKVPVKDAVIAVPPYLGQAERRGLLTAAQLAGVNVLALINEHSGVALQYGIDKDFSNGSRHVVFYDMGSSSTYAALVYFSAYNAKEYGKTVSVNQFQVKDVIWDPELGGQNMEIRLVEYFADEFNKQVGNGVDVRKFPKAMAKLKKQVKRTKEILSANTVAPISVESLYDDRDFRSTITREKFEELCEDLWERSLIPAKEVLKNSGLKVDEIYAVELIGGATRVPKLQAKLQEFLGRKDLDRHLDADEAIVLGAALHAANLSDGIKLNRKLGMVDGSLYGLVVELDGPGLLKDESTRQLIVPRMKKLPSKMFRSIIHDKDFDVSFSYENEDLLPPGVSSPRFAQYAVSGLADASAKYSSRNLSSPIKANLHFSLSRSGILSLDRADAVIEITEWVEVPKVNVTLENSTTASPNISVEVSPHNTSEDSNENLHGDGGINNTSNSTENQSDKDLGTEKKLKKRTFRVPLKVVEKTVGPGMPLSKESIAEAKRKLEALDKKDAERRRTAELKNNLEGYIYTTKEKLESSEELEKISTTQERQSFIEKLDEVQEWLYTDGEDATAAEFQERLDLLKSIGDPIFFRLTELTARPAAMEDARKYLGQLNQIVQDWETKKPWLLKDKIDEVLSDGDKVKNWLEEKEAEQKKSSGFSTPAFTSDEVYEKIFKFQEKVASINRIPKPKPKIEKPPKKETENNGASSEEKANASNSTSEKTPSSQNDQSAAGDSDGKPNEEAEGDAHDEL, encoded by the exons ATGAACCCTTTTTTCAGATTGGGGATTTTTCTATCCCTACTTCTGCTAATCCCAACCCCGGCTCAATCAGCGGTTTCAAGCATAGATCTAGGTTCAGAATGGGTCAAAGTCGCCGTAGTAAACCTAAAACCCGGGCAGAGCCCAATCTCAGTAGCGATCAACGAAATGTCTAAACGCAAATCCCCGGCATTGGTAGCATTTCAATCTGGAAACCGCCTAATCGGTGAAGAAGCGGCCGGGATAGTCGCCCGCTATCCCGACAAAGTTTTTTCCTTTATCCGGGATATGATTGGAAAACCCTACAACAAAATTCAAGATTTTCTCGCGAAAATGTACTTACCATATAGTATAGTGGAAGATTACAGAGGCACGGCCGCGATTAGAGTTGATGATGGTACTGTTTATTCTCTGGAGGAGCTGGAAGCTATGATTTTAAGTTACGCGATAAAATTAGCAGAGTTTCACTCTAAGGTTCCAGTTAAGGATGCGGTGATTGCGGTGCCTCCATATCTCGGGCAGGCAGAACGCAGGGGGTTGCTTACTGCTGCACAATTGGCGGGTGTTAATGTGCTTGCGCTGATCAATGAGCATTCGGGTGTGGCATTGCAATATGGGATCGATAAGGATTTCTCGAATGGATCAAGGCATGTTGTGTTTTATGATATGGGATCAAGTAGTACTTATGCTGCACTTGTGTATTTTTCTGCTTATAATGCCAAGGAGTATGGAAAGACAGTCTCGGTTAACCAATTTCAG GTTAAGGATGTTATCTGGGATCCAGAGCTTGGTGGCCAAAATATGGAAATTCGTTTGGTGGAGTATTTTGCAGATGAGTTCAACAAACAAGTTGGGAATGGAGTTGATGTGAGGAAGTTCCCCAAGGCAATGGCTAAATTGAAGAAACAGGTTAAGCGGACAAAAGAAATTCTAAGTGCGAATACAGTTGCTCCAATATCAGTAGAATCCCTTTATGATGATCGAGACTTCAG GAGTACCATAACTCGTGAGAAGTTTGAGGAGCTCTGTGAAGATTTGTGGGAGAGATCTCTTATTCCTGCGAAGGAAGTGCTTAAGAATTCAGGTTTGAAGGTTGATGAGATATATGCAGTGGAGCTGATAGGAGGTGCCACTCGAGTGCCAAAGTTGCAG GCAAAGCTCCAGGAATTTCTTGGAAGGAAGGATCTGGACAGACATCTGGATGCTGATGAAGCTATAGTTCTTGGTGCTGCACTACATGCTGCAAATTTAAGTGATGGAATCAAATTGAATCGCAAGCTAGGAATGGTTGATGGTTCTTTATATGGACTTGTGGTTGAGTTAGATGGCCCTGGTCTTTTGAAAGATGAGAGCACTAGACAGTTAATTGTCCCAAGAATGAAAAAACTCCCCAGCAAG ATGTTCAGATCCATTATCCATGACAAAGATTTTGATGTTTCATTTTCATATGAGAATGAAGATCTTCTACCACCTGGTGTTTCCTCTCCTAGATTTGCTCAGTATGCCGTGTCTGGTTTGGCAGATGCTAGTGCAAA ATATTCTTCTCGGAACCTGTCCTCTCCCATTAAGGCAAATCTGCATTTCTCTCTCAGTAGAAGTGGAATACTTTCTCTGGATCGAGCAGATGCTGTTATTGAAATAACAGAATGGGTTGAAGTTCCCAAAGTGAATGTGACTCTGGAGAATTCAACTACTGCATCCCCCAATATATCAGTTGAAGTGAGTCCTCATAACACTTCAGAAGACAGCAATGAAAACTTGCATGGTGATGGTGGGATTAATAACACCTCCAACTCCACTGAAAATCAAAGTGACAAGGATCTTGGCAcagaaaaaaaactgaaaaagcGAACATTTAGGGTTCCACTGAAG GTAGTTGAGAAGACAGTGGGACCTGGAATGCCCCTTTCAAAAGAGTCTATTGCTGAAGCTAAACGCAAGTTGGAAGCATTAGACAAAAAGGATGCAGAGCGGCGAAGAACTGCTGAGTTAAAAAATAATCTGGAAGGATACATCTATACCACTAAAGAAAAG CTTGAATCATCTGAGGAGTTAGAGAAGATATCAACCACCCAGGAACGCCAGTCCTTTATTGAAAAGCTTGATGAG GTGCAAGAATGGTTGTATACTGATGGTGAAGATGCTACGGCTGCTGAGTTTCAAGAACGTCTAGATTTGTTAAAATCTATTGGTGACCCGATATTTTTCAG ATTGACTGAGCTTACTGCACGGCCAGCAGCAATGGAAGATGCTCGCAAATACCTTGGTCAGCTGAATCAG ATTGTACAAGACTGGGAGACAAAGAAACCTTGGCTTCTGAAAGATAAAATAGATGAG gtCCTGAGTGATGGTGACAAGGTCAAAAATTGGTTGGAAGAGAAAGAGGCTGAGCAGAAAAA gAGTTCTGGATTCAGCACTCCTGCATTTACCTCAGATGAGGTGTATGAgaagattttcaaatttcaagagAAG GTTGCCAGCATCAACCGAATTCCTAAGCCAAAGCCAAAAATTGAGAAGCCTCCAAAGAAGGAAACTGAGAACAATGGGGCTAGCAGTGAGGAGAAGGCGAATGCTTCCAACTCAACATCAGAAAAGACTCCCTCCTCCCAAAACGATCAATCAGCTGCAGGGGATTCAGATGGCAAGCCCAACGAGGAAGCAGAAGGAGATGCCCATGATGAGTTATGA
- the LOC100853277 gene encoding probable ADP-ribosylation factor GTPase-activating protein AGD14 isoform X2: protein MGNKVKEEEKIERTIRGLLKLAENRRCINCNSLGPQYVCTTFLTFVCTNCSGIHREFTHRIKSVSMAKFTTEEVTALQAGGNERAREIYLKDWDPQRHSLPDSSNLHKLREFIKHVYVDRKYTGERNVDKLPMVKVGNSGSRNSSLEVACEWRNSERSSPSGRSGDNSIRYYYDERRSPRFSHEHSRSGGFRRNPVRFEVVDDRVRDDRLGGGRRTESNRFSNGESRQISRLPDSQRKVDVSSSPEVRPVSNILGENVSPLHAGELPNTNDKKDANASAHPKKIASSSSIGSIDRNPTEPKMANSGSLIDLSSNPGPADAAAVSQTQPAPSSTDIGNLASGEVSSKNKASDSPSTNFLESLLSELSVPAVVPGGNISEGLSSGNMLTTHIVGVSSTSPPVNMLELPNNSGASISTSMINKSMLIPSEGAPAASQVGKMPMLAGDSGDFIDEVPEQLQLRDMQKCSPSASPSAASSSTSQQTSQLGGILCSQPQTSSFLSNTRGPFSTSEKSSQSVSELGQGISSPVGSQPPLMEAKPSGRKELPADLFTATYSPTPSPFPGWQTGSPYGMGFRMQYHPATMTTPAFPSSVKSTNPFDFNDETTQVQAPVFPSMASLQGALPSVSAPVGISHASSLGVLPQMMQPQSQSPYALALSTSPYARPQVPHTMLPSRHQGIGSITSNAAVFGSANTNQLPAGRYSVPSTPDSHSFSSLGGNPFG, encoded by the exons ATGGGGAATAAGGTGAAGGAGGAAGAGAAAATTGAGAGGACAATTCGGGGCCTTTTGAAGCTTGCTGAGAACCGGAGATGTATCAATTGCAACAGTTTG GGGCCACAATACGTTTGCACGACTTTCTTGACATTTGTTTGCACAAACTGCAGTGGAATTCA TCGAGAGTTCACACATCGGATAAAATCTGTATCGATGGCTAAATTTACTACAGAAGAAGTCACTGCTCTTCAAGCAGGGGGAAATGAG CGAGCAAGGGAAATTTATCTCAAAGATTGGGATCCACAACGACATTCCCTCCCTGACAGcag TAACCTTCACAAACTCCGGGAATTTATTAAGCATGTCTATGTGGATAGAAAATATACTGGCGAGAGGAATGTCGACAAGCTCCCAATGGTGAAAGTG GGTAACAGTGGATCTAGGAACTCAAGTCTTGAGGTTGCATGTGAATGGCGTAACAGTGAAAGATCTAGTCCTAGCGGAAGAAGTGGTGACAATAGTATCAGATATTACTACGATGAAAGAAGAAGCCCTCGATTTTCCCACGAACATTCAAGATCTGGTGGTTTCAGGAGAAATCCTGTCCGTTTTGAGGTAGTTGATGACAGGGTTCGAGATGATAGACTTGGAGGTGGCAGACGAACTGAAAGCAACAGATTTTCTAATGGAGAATCAAGGCAAATTAGTAGATTGCCTGACTCTCAAAGGAAGGTGGATGTATCCAGTTCCCCAGAGGTACGCCCGGTAAGCAATATTCTGGGGGAAAATGTTTCTCCTCTACATGCGGGTGAACTTCCTAATACAAATGACAAGAAGGATGCCAATGCCTCAGCTCATCCAAAG AAGATTGCATCTTCCAGTAGCATAGGATCTATTGATCGGAACCCTACAGAACCTAAAATGGCAAACTCAGGAAGCTTGATTGATTTGAGTTCCAATCCTGGTCCTGCTGATGCTGCAGCTGTCTCACAAACACAGCCAGCACCTTCATCTACCGATATTGGAAACTTGGCCTCTGGGGAAGTATCATCAAAAAATAAAGCCTCTGATTCTCCAAGTACAAATTTTTTGGAATCTTTGCTGTCAGAATTATCAGTGCCGGCAGTTGTACCTGGTGGTAACATCTCTGAAGGACTGAGTAGTGGTAACATGCTAACAACCCACATTGTTGGTGTTTCTTCAACTTCACCTCCAGTGAACATGCTGGAATTACCTAATAACAGCGGTGCTTCTATATCCACATCAATGATCAACAAATCAATGCTAATCCCTAGTGAAGGTGCTCCAGCAGCTTCACAAGTGGGGAAGATGCCAATGTTGGCTGGTGACAGTGGTGATTTCATTGATGAAGTTCCTGAACAGCTGCAGTTGCGAGACATGCAGAAATGCTCACCTTCTGCATCCCCTTCTGCGGCTAGTAGCTCAACCAGTCAACAGACTTCTCAATTGGGTGGAATTCTATGCAGTCAG CCACAAACTTCATCATTTCTGTCAAACACAAGAGGACCTTTTAGCACTTCTGAAAAATCCTCTCAATCTGTCTCAGAACTGGGACAAGGTATAAGTTCTCCAGTTGGATCACAGCCTCCTCTGATGGAAGCAAAGCCCAGTGGAAGAAAGGAACTTCCAGCG GACCTTTTCACTGCAACCTATTCACCAACCCCATCACCATTCCCAGGTTGGCAAACTGGTTCACCTTATGGCATGGGATTTAGGATGCAGTATCATCCTGCTACAATG ACTACACCAGCCTTTCCCAGCTCTGTAAAATCAACAAACCCATTCGATTTCAATGATGAAACAACTCAAGTTCAAGCCCCAGTG TTCCCTTCCATGGCATCCTTGCAAGGAGCATTACCGAGTGTGTCAGCTCCTGTGGGCATATCACATGCTTCCAGTCTTGGTGTTCTTCCGCAGATGATGCAGCCTCAGTCACAATCACCTTATGCATTGGCCCTGTCTACAA GTCCTTATGCAAGACCGCAAGTACCCCATACAATGTTGCCCTCCAG ACATCAAGGAATTGGTAGCATCACCAGTAATGCTGCTGTTTTTGGTTCTGCAAATACAAATCAGCTGCCAGCAGGCAGATACTCGGTACCTTCTACACCGgattctcattctttttcttcattaggGGGAAACCCATTTGGGTAG
- the LOC100853277 gene encoding probable ADP-ribosylation factor GTPase-activating protein AGD14 isoform X1: protein MGNKVKEEEKIERTIRGLLKLAENRRCINCNSLGPQYVCTTFLTFVCTNCSGIHREFTHRIKSVSMAKFTTEEVTALQAGGNERAREIYLKDWDPQRHSLPDSSNLHKLREFIKHVYVDRKYTGERNVDKLPMVKVGNSGSRNSSLEVACEWRNSERSSPSGRSGDNSIRYYYDERRSPRFSHEHSRSGGFRRNPVRFEVVDDRVRDDRLGGGRRTESNRFSNGESRQISRLPDSQRKVDVSSSPEVRPVSNILGENVSPLHAGELPNTNDKKDANASAHPKKIASSSSIGSIDRNPTEPKMANSGSLIDLSSNPGPADAAAVSQTQPAPSSTDIGNLASGEVSSKNKASDSPSTNFLESLLSELSVPAVVPGGNISEGLSSGNMLTTHIVGVSSTSPPVNMLELPNNSGASISTSMINKSMLIPSEGAPAASQVGKMPMLAGDSGDFIDEVPEQLQLRDMQKCSPSASPSAASSSTSQQTSQLGGILCSQPQTSSFLSNTRGPFSTSEKSSQSVSELGQGISSPVGSQPPLMEAKPSGRKELPADLFTATYSPTPSPFPGWQTGSPYGMGFRMQYHPATMTTPAFPSSVKSTNPFDFNDETTQVQAPVFPSMASLQGALPSVSAPVGISHASSLGVLPQMMQPQSQSPYALALSTSPYARPQVPHTMLPSRHQGIGSITSNAAVFGSANTNQLPAGRYSNEVVCLLHHGKKIGCRTRRSIYTFIRYQGIFFEVMTFSVKSNTLVTIILLSCWFRIFSAWYELVVLVLFKNDL from the exons ATGGGGAATAAGGTGAAGGAGGAAGAGAAAATTGAGAGGACAATTCGGGGCCTTTTGAAGCTTGCTGAGAACCGGAGATGTATCAATTGCAACAGTTTG GGGCCACAATACGTTTGCACGACTTTCTTGACATTTGTTTGCACAAACTGCAGTGGAATTCA TCGAGAGTTCACACATCGGATAAAATCTGTATCGATGGCTAAATTTACTACAGAAGAAGTCACTGCTCTTCAAGCAGGGGGAAATGAG CGAGCAAGGGAAATTTATCTCAAAGATTGGGATCCACAACGACATTCCCTCCCTGACAGcag TAACCTTCACAAACTCCGGGAATTTATTAAGCATGTCTATGTGGATAGAAAATATACTGGCGAGAGGAATGTCGACAAGCTCCCAATGGTGAAAGTG GGTAACAGTGGATCTAGGAACTCAAGTCTTGAGGTTGCATGTGAATGGCGTAACAGTGAAAGATCTAGTCCTAGCGGAAGAAGTGGTGACAATAGTATCAGATATTACTACGATGAAAGAAGAAGCCCTCGATTTTCCCACGAACATTCAAGATCTGGTGGTTTCAGGAGAAATCCTGTCCGTTTTGAGGTAGTTGATGACAGGGTTCGAGATGATAGACTTGGAGGTGGCAGACGAACTGAAAGCAACAGATTTTCTAATGGAGAATCAAGGCAAATTAGTAGATTGCCTGACTCTCAAAGGAAGGTGGATGTATCCAGTTCCCCAGAGGTACGCCCGGTAAGCAATATTCTGGGGGAAAATGTTTCTCCTCTACATGCGGGTGAACTTCCTAATACAAATGACAAGAAGGATGCCAATGCCTCAGCTCATCCAAAG AAGATTGCATCTTCCAGTAGCATAGGATCTATTGATCGGAACCCTACAGAACCTAAAATGGCAAACTCAGGAAGCTTGATTGATTTGAGTTCCAATCCTGGTCCTGCTGATGCTGCAGCTGTCTCACAAACACAGCCAGCACCTTCATCTACCGATATTGGAAACTTGGCCTCTGGGGAAGTATCATCAAAAAATAAAGCCTCTGATTCTCCAAGTACAAATTTTTTGGAATCTTTGCTGTCAGAATTATCAGTGCCGGCAGTTGTACCTGGTGGTAACATCTCTGAAGGACTGAGTAGTGGTAACATGCTAACAACCCACATTGTTGGTGTTTCTTCAACTTCACCTCCAGTGAACATGCTGGAATTACCTAATAACAGCGGTGCTTCTATATCCACATCAATGATCAACAAATCAATGCTAATCCCTAGTGAAGGTGCTCCAGCAGCTTCACAAGTGGGGAAGATGCCAATGTTGGCTGGTGACAGTGGTGATTTCATTGATGAAGTTCCTGAACAGCTGCAGTTGCGAGACATGCAGAAATGCTCACCTTCTGCATCCCCTTCTGCGGCTAGTAGCTCAACCAGTCAACAGACTTCTCAATTGGGTGGAATTCTATGCAGTCAG CCACAAACTTCATCATTTCTGTCAAACACAAGAGGACCTTTTAGCACTTCTGAAAAATCCTCTCAATCTGTCTCAGAACTGGGACAAGGTATAAGTTCTCCAGTTGGATCACAGCCTCCTCTGATGGAAGCAAAGCCCAGTGGAAGAAAGGAACTTCCAGCG GACCTTTTCACTGCAACCTATTCACCAACCCCATCACCATTCCCAGGTTGGCAAACTGGTTCACCTTATGGCATGGGATTTAGGATGCAGTATCATCCTGCTACAATG ACTACACCAGCCTTTCCCAGCTCTGTAAAATCAACAAACCCATTCGATTTCAATGATGAAACAACTCAAGTTCAAGCCCCAGTG TTCCCTTCCATGGCATCCTTGCAAGGAGCATTACCGAGTGTGTCAGCTCCTGTGGGCATATCACATGCTTCCAGTCTTGGTGTTCTTCCGCAGATGATGCAGCCTCAGTCACAATCACCTTATGCATTGGCCCTGTCTACAA GTCCTTATGCAAGACCGCAAGTACCCCATACAATGTTGCCCTCCAG ACATCAAGGAATTGGTAGCATCACCAGTAATGCTGCTGTTTTTGGTTCTGCAAATACAAATCAGCTGCCAGCAGGCAGATACTCG AATGAGGTGGTTTGTCTTCTGCACCATGGAAAGAAGATTGGATGTAGAACCAGAAGGAGCATCTACACATTCATCAGGTATCAAGGTATTTTTTTTGAGGTCATGACATTTTCTGTAAAATCTAATACACTGGTTACCATCATTCTCCTTTCTTGCTGGTTTAGGATTTTTAGTGCTTGGTACGAACTTGTTGTCTTAGTCCTCTTCAAGAATGATTTGTAA
- the LOC100853277 gene encoding probable ADP-ribosylation factor GTPase-activating protein AGD14 isoform X3: MGNKVKEEEKIERTIRGLLKLAENRRCINCNSLGPQYVCTTFLTFVCTNCSGIHREFTHRIKSVSMAKFTTEEVTALQAGGNERAREIYLKDWDPQRHSLPDSSNLHKLREFIKHVYVDRKYTGERNVDKLPMVKVGNSGSRNSSLEVACEWRNSERSSPSGRSGDNSIRYYYDERRSPRFSHEHSRSGGFRRNPVRFEVVDDRVRDDRLGGGRRTESNRFSNGESRQISRLPDSQRKVDVSSSPEVRPVSNILGENVSPLHAGELPNTNDKKDANASAHPKKIASSSSIGSIDRNPTEPKMANSGSLIDLSSNPGPADAAAVSQTQPAPSSTDIGNLASGEVSSKNKASDSPSTNFLESLLSELSVPAVVPGGNISEGLSSGNMLTTHIVGVSSTSPPVNMLELPNNSGASISTSMINKSMLIPSEGAPAASQVGKMPMLAGDSGDFIDEVPEQLQLRDMQKCSPSASPSAASSSTSQQTSQLGGILCSQPQTSSFLSNTRGPFSTSEKSSQSVSELGQGISSPVGSQPPLMEAKPSGRKELPADLFTATYSPTPSPFPGWQTGSPYGMGFRMQYHPATMTTPAFPSSVKSTNPFDFNDETTQVQAPVTSRNW; encoded by the exons ATGGGGAATAAGGTGAAGGAGGAAGAGAAAATTGAGAGGACAATTCGGGGCCTTTTGAAGCTTGCTGAGAACCGGAGATGTATCAATTGCAACAGTTTG GGGCCACAATACGTTTGCACGACTTTCTTGACATTTGTTTGCACAAACTGCAGTGGAATTCA TCGAGAGTTCACACATCGGATAAAATCTGTATCGATGGCTAAATTTACTACAGAAGAAGTCACTGCTCTTCAAGCAGGGGGAAATGAG CGAGCAAGGGAAATTTATCTCAAAGATTGGGATCCACAACGACATTCCCTCCCTGACAGcag TAACCTTCACAAACTCCGGGAATTTATTAAGCATGTCTATGTGGATAGAAAATATACTGGCGAGAGGAATGTCGACAAGCTCCCAATGGTGAAAGTG GGTAACAGTGGATCTAGGAACTCAAGTCTTGAGGTTGCATGTGAATGGCGTAACAGTGAAAGATCTAGTCCTAGCGGAAGAAGTGGTGACAATAGTATCAGATATTACTACGATGAAAGAAGAAGCCCTCGATTTTCCCACGAACATTCAAGATCTGGTGGTTTCAGGAGAAATCCTGTCCGTTTTGAGGTAGTTGATGACAGGGTTCGAGATGATAGACTTGGAGGTGGCAGACGAACTGAAAGCAACAGATTTTCTAATGGAGAATCAAGGCAAATTAGTAGATTGCCTGACTCTCAAAGGAAGGTGGATGTATCCAGTTCCCCAGAGGTACGCCCGGTAAGCAATATTCTGGGGGAAAATGTTTCTCCTCTACATGCGGGTGAACTTCCTAATACAAATGACAAGAAGGATGCCAATGCCTCAGCTCATCCAAAG AAGATTGCATCTTCCAGTAGCATAGGATCTATTGATCGGAACCCTACAGAACCTAAAATGGCAAACTCAGGAAGCTTGATTGATTTGAGTTCCAATCCTGGTCCTGCTGATGCTGCAGCTGTCTCACAAACACAGCCAGCACCTTCATCTACCGATATTGGAAACTTGGCCTCTGGGGAAGTATCATCAAAAAATAAAGCCTCTGATTCTCCAAGTACAAATTTTTTGGAATCTTTGCTGTCAGAATTATCAGTGCCGGCAGTTGTACCTGGTGGTAACATCTCTGAAGGACTGAGTAGTGGTAACATGCTAACAACCCACATTGTTGGTGTTTCTTCAACTTCACCTCCAGTGAACATGCTGGAATTACCTAATAACAGCGGTGCTTCTATATCCACATCAATGATCAACAAATCAATGCTAATCCCTAGTGAAGGTGCTCCAGCAGCTTCACAAGTGGGGAAGATGCCAATGTTGGCTGGTGACAGTGGTGATTTCATTGATGAAGTTCCTGAACAGCTGCAGTTGCGAGACATGCAGAAATGCTCACCTTCTGCATCCCCTTCTGCGGCTAGTAGCTCAACCAGTCAACAGACTTCTCAATTGGGTGGAATTCTATGCAGTCAG CCACAAACTTCATCATTTCTGTCAAACACAAGAGGACCTTTTAGCACTTCTGAAAAATCCTCTCAATCTGTCTCAGAACTGGGACAAGGTATAAGTTCTCCAGTTGGATCACAGCCTCCTCTGATGGAAGCAAAGCCCAGTGGAAGAAAGGAACTTCCAGCG GACCTTTTCACTGCAACCTATTCACCAACCCCATCACCATTCCCAGGTTGGCAAACTGGTTCACCTTATGGCATGGGATTTAGGATGCAGTATCATCCTGCTACAATG ACTACACCAGCCTTTCCCAGCTCTGTAAAATCAACAAACCCATTCGATTTCAATGATGAAACAACTCAAGTTCAAGCCCCAGTG ACATCAAGGAATTGGTAG
- the LOC100250909 gene encoding molybdate transporter 1, with product MYQSPSMEPQPCQTMDNPKPLSGFAATTLQKVRNNLAFRSKWLEVNGAMGDLGTYIPIVLALTLAKDLNLGTTLIFTAIYNILTGALYGLPMPVQPMKSIAAVAISNGSSFGIPEVMAAGICTSGALFLLGVTGLMETVYRLIPLPVVRGVQLSQGLSFAMTAVKYIRKEQDFSKSKSGGERHWVGLDGLLLALVCAVFIVVVNGAGEESRGGGSDDDGGLGGDEERPGARRRRRLRRIISSLPSAFIVFLLGVVLAIVRRPHVLKEMKIGPSPIKVVKISKHAWKEGFIKGAIPQLPLSLLNSVIAVCKLSSDLFPEKNCSVTSVSVTVGLMNLVGCWFGAMPCCHGAGGLAGQYKFGGRSGGCVALLGAAKLVLGLVLGSSLAKLLNQFPVGVLGVLLLFAGIELAMASRDMASKEESFVMLLCAAVSLVGSSAAIGFVCGIIVHLLLRLRNMTKDQSCSTTFGNQA from the coding sequence ATGTACCAGTCCCCTTCCATGGAACCCCAACCCTGCCAAACCATGGATAACCCTAAACCATTATCGGGCTTTGCAGCCACCACTCTCCAGAAAGTGAGAAACAATCTGGCTTTTCGATCCAAATGGTTAGAAGTGAATGGTGCAATGGGGGATTTAGGCACATATATTCCCATAGTTTTGGCCCTGACACTAGCCAAGGACCTCAACCTCGGCACTACACTCATCTTCACAGCTATCTACAACATCCTCACAGGCGCCCTTTACGGCCTTCCAATGCCGGTACAGCCCATGAAGTCGATTGCTGCAGTGGCTATATCAAATGGGTCAAGCTTTGGGATACCTGAGGTCATGGCCGCTGGAATCTGCACTTCTGGAGCTCTGTTTCTCCTAGGTGTAACTGGGTTGATGGAGACGGTGTACAGGCTCATTCCTTTGCCTGTTGTGAGAGGAGTTCAGCTCTCACAAGGGTTGTCTTTTGCTATGACTGCGGTGAAGTATATTAGGAAAGAGCAGGACTTTTCCAAGTCTAAGTCTGGTGGGGAGAGGCATTGGGTTGGGCTGGATGGCTTGCTTTTGGCTCTTGTATGTGCTGTTTTCATAGTAGTTGTGAATGGGGCAGGTGAAGAGAGCAGAGGAGGAGGGAGTGATGATGATGGTGGTTTGGGGGGTGACGAAGAGAGGCCTGGGGCGAGGCGAAGGAGGAGGTTGAGGAGAATCATATCTTCTCTTCCTTCTGcttttattgttttcttgttgGGTGTGGTTTTGGCTATTGTGAGAAGGCCTCATGTGCTGAAGGAGATGAAGATTGGGCCATCCCCTATCAAAGTAGTGAAGATATCCAAGCATGCTTGGAAGGAGGGGTTCATCAAGGGTGCAATCCCCCAATTGCCTTTATCGTTGCTAAACTCTGTGATTGCAGTATGTAAGCTATCATCCGATCTTTTCCCAGAGAAGAACTGCTCAGTGACATCAGTGTCAGTGACTGTTGGGTTGATGAATTTGGTGGGGTGCTGGTTTGGAGCCATGCCATGCTGCCATGGTGCAGGGGGGCTAGCTGGGCAGTACAAGTTTGGGGGAAGGAGTGGTGGGTGTGTGGCACTTCTTGGTGCAGCCAAGCTGGTTTTGGGATTGGTTCTGGGGAGTTCTTTGGCAAAGCTGTTGAACCAGTTTCCTGTCGGGGTATTGGGTGTTCTGCTGTTGTTTGCAGGCATTGAACTAGCCATGGCTTCTAGGGACATGGCTTCCAAGGAGGAGTCCTTTGTGATGCTCTTGTGCGCCGCGGTTTCACTGGTGGGGTCAAGTGCAGCCATTGGGTTTGTGTGTGGGATTATTGTGCATTTGCTTCTTAGGCTAAGAAATATGACTAAGGATCAGTCATGTTCTACAACATTTGGGAACCAAGCCTAG